Proteins from a single region of Theobroma cacao cultivar B97-61/B2 chromosome 10, Criollo_cocoa_genome_V2, whole genome shotgun sequence:
- the LOC18585744 gene encoding probable beta-D-xylosidase 5 codes for MAAQSFNVLCTLCLVIIYFLPICLAFGGDLKPIPAPPSYVCDPKLWEARGVNMAEMGYCDKSLPYDVRAKDLVDRMTLKEKAQQMGDRASGIPRLGLPDYKWWSEALHGVSHFGYGAFFTEIVPGATSFPTVILTTAAFNQSLWNAIGKVVSTEARAMYNLGQAGLTFWSPNINPVRDPRWGRITETSGEDPFVVGVYGVNYVRGLQDVEGQEHAEDPGSRPLKVAACCKHYAAYDLDLWQDVNRFTFDALVTEQDMVETFVRPFEMCIKDGDVSSVMCSYNQVNKIPSCADPILLKQTIREEWKLNGYIISDCDAIEMIHNDTKINWLGDTPEDAVAQTIKAGVDLDCGVNYPNALENSVRQGKVNEADVDTSLKYLYTVLMRLGFFDGSPSFMSLGKNDICTDKHIDLAVEAAREGIVLLKNLDATLPLNPDAFKTLAIIGPHANATTAMIGNYEGNPCRYVSPLLGFSAFGEVIYEQGCPGVKCPNDTLILQATEAAKQADATILVVGTDLSIEGEGLDRDDLLLPGLQKDLVEQVANASKGPVILVVMTAGGVDISFAKDDNKIKGILWVGHPGQEGGRAIADVVFGKCNPGGRLPLTWYTADYVDKVPMTSMQLRPFEEKGYPGRTYKFFNGSTVYPFAYGLSYTSFDYKVTTPTNVSIPIKLNNTQHCRELELTDTSVQQPCPSVVVNDLTCEDKIALEVEVQNTGDKDGSEVVIVYSQPPDGIVGTPFKQVVGFERVFVAAKQSQKVNFELNACKSLNIVDGSGYTLLPSGLHKILLGTSSEQIDVNVSFTS; via the exons ATGGCTGCACAAAGCTTCAATGTTCTTTGCACTCTTTGCCTCgttattatttactttttgcCTATTTGTTTAGCATTTGGTGGTGATCTTAAGCCTATACCAGCACCACCTTCTTACGTTTGTGATCCTAAATTGTGGGAAGCGAGGGGCGTGAACATGGCTGAGATGGGATATTGCGACAAGAGTCTTCCGTATGATGTGAGAGCTAAAGATTTGGTGGATAGAATGACATTAAAAGAGAAGGCGCAACAGATGGGAGATCGGGCTTCTGGTATACCAAGATTGGGGTTGCCTGACTATAAATGGTGGTCTGAAGCTTTGCATGGTGTCTCACATTTTGGCTATGGCGCATTCTTTACTGAGATTGTTCCCGGTGCAACAAGCTTTCCCACCGTTATCCTCACAACAGCAGCCTTTAACCAGTCGCTTTGGAATGCCATTGGAAAG GTTGTTTCAACAGAAGCAAGGGCAATGTACAATCTGGGGCAAGCTGGGTTGACCTTTTGGAGTCCAAACATAAATCCCGTAAGGGACCCAAGATGGGGAAGGATCACCGAGACGTCTGGAGAAGATCCTTTCGTGGTCGGTGTGTATGGCGTTAATTATGTAAGAGGTTTGCAAGATGTTGAAGGACAAGAACATGCAGAAGATCCTGGCTCTAGACCCCTTAAGGTTGCTGCATGCTGCAAACATTACGCTGCTTATGATCTCGATTTGTGGCAAGATGTTAATCGATTCACATTCGATGCACTG GTGACTGAGCAAGATATGGTGGAAACTTTTGTTCGTCCATTTGAAATGTGTATTAAAGATGGTGATGTGAGTAGTGTAATGTGCTCTTACAATCAAGTCAACAAAATTCCATCTTGCGCTGATCCCATTCTTTTAAAACAAACGATTAGAGAAGAGTGGAAACTTAACGG ATACATAATTTCAGATTGTGATGCCATTGAAATGATACATAATgatacaaaaattaattggCTCGGTGATACACCGGAAGATGCCGTGGCACAGACAATCAAAGCAG GTGTAGATCTGGACTGTGGAGTCAATTACCCTAATGCTCTTGAAAATTCAGTCAGGCAAGGAAAAGTTAATGAGGCAGATGTTGATACATCTTTAAAGTACCTCTATACGGTACTAATGAGACTTGGATTCTTTGATGGAAGTCCATCTTTTATGTCACTTGGAAAGAATGATATATGTACCGACAAACACATTGACTTGGCAGTGGAAGCGGCTAGGGAAGGAATCGTACTTCTAAAGAATCTTGATGCAACTTTGCCATTGAACCCTGATGCCTTTAAGACCCTGGCAATAATTGGGCCACATGCCAATGCTACGACTGCAATGATCGGAAATTATGAAG GTAACCCTTGCCGATATGTTTCTCCACTTTTGGGCTTTTCAGCCTTCGGAGAAGTGATATATGAACAGGGATGTCCTGGCGTAAAATGCCCGAATGATACGTTGATCTTGCAAGCCACCGAAGCTGCTAAACAAGCAGATGCTACTATACTTGTGGTCGGTACAGATTTGTCAATTGAGGGAGAGGGACTGGATAGAGATGATCTCCTCCTTCCTGGTTTGCAAAAGGACTTGGTCGAACAAGTTGCTAATGCCTCCAAAGGTCCGGTAATTCTTGTAGTGATGACCGCAGGTGGGGTTGATATCTCATTCGCTAAGgatgataataaaatcaaaGGAATCTTGTGGGTTGGACATCCTGGTCAGGAAGGTGGTCGTGCCATTGCAGATGTTGTCTTTGGAAAATGCAATCCTG GAGGAAGACTACCACTTACATGGTACACAGCTGATTATGTGGATAAGGTACCCATGACATCCATGCAATTACGTCCATTCGAGGAAAAAGGTTACCCTGGAAGAACATACAAATTCTTCAACGGTTCAACGGTATACCCTTTTGCGTATGGACTAAGCTACACAAGCTTTGACTACAAGGTGACGACACCCACAAATGTATCTATCCCTATTAAACTGAATAATACCCAGCACTGTCGTGAGTTGGAATTGACAGACACATCTGTCCAGCAACCATGCCCTTCTGTTGTGGTTAATGATTTAACTTGTGAAGATAAAATAGCCTTGGAGGTTGAAGTCCAGAATACCGGCGACAAAGATGGTAGCGAAGTCGTGATTGTGTACTCACAGCCTCCGGATGGAATTGTGGGAACTCCTTTTAAACAAGTTGTTGGATTTGAAAGAGTTTTTGTGGCTGCAAAACAGAGTCAAAAGGTTAACTTTGAGCTGAATGCGTGCAAGAGCTTGAACATTGTCGACGGCAGTGGTTACACACTTTTGCCATCTGGGTTgcataaaattttgttgggAACATCATCCGAACAAATTGATGTAAATGTCAGCTTTACTAGCTAG